In the genome of Leishmania infantum JPCM5 genome chromosome 27, one region contains:
- a CDS encoding putative amino acid permease: protein MASKEPNPFHMHNSEPARRQGHGEPMDLRSELDMEVAQGYDAKCVRGVEDVSSAEAPDPYDFSRYDPRRQIELQDKIRADRVARRLVPANVFQKYFDYLVPYGGLVSTGLNLASSSIGAGIIALPYAFNASGLVMAIIYMFMIAYLTIYSYYLLGQAGTKTGLRNYEQIVRTLLGPGADYFLAFCMWFLSFGGEVSYVISVKDVLTAFLEDADNTPAFLLNIWGQRLLTFLVWLVAMLPLCLPKEINSLRYFSCVAIVFIVYFVIAMVVHSAQNGLRADPRPEIRMFTTGNTAVSGMSTFIFAFLSQLNAYESYEEMSNPTPLRLTLGATIAVGIVFVLYFLSGLFGYLDFGAEMTGSALKKYNPVKDVMMGVGYVGILFKLCVGFGLHMIPVRDAIYHCVRVDVHTFAWWKNACVCAFMALLSLVAGLFIPSINVVFGLVGGFSGGFIGFIYPSFMVMYSGNWSLSSVGWFHYLSTYFLLIVGVVGVVWGTASSIYGEI, encoded by the coding sequence ATGGCCAGCAAGGAACCAAACCCCTTCCATATGCACAATTCGGAGCCTGCACGGCGTCAGGGCCACGGGGAGCCGATGGACCTACGCTCCGAGCTTGACATGGAAGTAGCGCAGGGATACGACGCGAAATGCGTGCGGGGGGTGGAGGACGTCTCCTCCGCCGAGGCGCCGGACCCATACGACTTCTCGCGGTACGACCCGAGGCGCCAGATCGAGTTGCAGGACAAGATCCGCGCTGATCGCGTggcccgccgcctcgtccccGCGAATGTGTTCCAGAAGTACTTCGACTACTTGGTGCCCTACGGCGGCCTGGTTTCCACGGGCCTCAACCtggccagctcctccatTGGTGCCGGCATTATTGCGCTGCCCTACGCCTTCAACGCCTCTGGTCTTGTTATGGCCATCATCTACATGTTCATGATTGCCTACCTCACCATCTACTCCTACTACCTGCTGGGCCAGGCGGGCACCAAGACTGGTCTGCGCAACTACGAGCAGATCGTACGCACGCTCCTCGGCCCTGGCGCGGACTACTTCCTCGCCTTCTGCATGTGGTTTCTCAGTTTTGGCGGGGAGGTGTCGTACGTCATCTCCGTGAAGGATGTGCTGACGGCCTTCCTCGAGGACGCGGACAACACGCCGGCGTTCTTGCTGAACATCTGgggccagcgcctcctcaccTTCCTCGTGTGGCTCGTGgccatgctgccgctgtgcctgCCGAAGGAGATCAACTCGCTGCGCTACTTCTCCTGCGTCGCGATTGTGTTCATAGTGTATTTTGTGATTGCGATGGTAGTGCACAGCGCGCAGAACGGCCTGCGCGCGGATCCGCGCCCGGAGATCAGGATGTTCACGACGGGCAACACCGCCGTTTCTGGGATGTCCACGTTCATCTTCGCCTTCCTGTCGCAGCTGAACGCGTATGAAAGTTATGAAGAAATGAGCAAccccacgccgctgcgcctgaCACTGGGTgccaccatcgccgtcggTATCGTGTTTGTGTTGTACTTCCTCTCCGGCCTCTTTGGCTACCTTGACTTCGGCGCCGAGATGACCGGCTCCGCGCTGAAGAAGTACAATCCGGTGAAGGACGTCATGATGGGCGTCGGATACGTGGGTATCCTGTTCAAGCTGTGCGTTGGGTTCGGTCTGCACATGATCCCGGTTCGTGATGCCATCTACCACTGCGTCCGCGTGGACGTGCACACGTTTGCGTGGTGGAAgaacgcgtgcgtgtgcgccttcatggcgctgctgtcgctcgTGGCTGGTCTGTTCATCCCGAGCATCAACGTCGTCTTCGGCCTCGTTGGCGGCTTCTCTGGCGGCTTCATCGGCTTTATCTACCCCTCCTTCATGGTCATGTACTCCGGCAACTGGTCGCTGTCGTCGGTTGGGTGGTTCCACTACCTGTCCACGTACTTTTTGCTGATTGTCGGCGTCGTTGGCGTCGTGTGGGGCACGGCCAGCTCCATCTATGGCGAGATTtaa